The Dyadobacter sandarakinus DNA window AAGCGAAACTGTCAGCTGGTCTTTAACCGGGTTGGGGTAAATAGCCGACGGCTCCTTTTCCGGTGTTTCAGATACAACTGCTTCCTGACTAACCCGCGCACCACTGCTCGAAGCCTGGATGAATAGCTGCGGAGCCCTGTTCATTTCCCTGCTGTTAAAAACCAGTTTGATATTGCGGCTGCTGGGATCATCCAAAAGCAGGCTCACCATGCCATCGCCGGATTGCTGCTGTGCCTTCACATAGCTGGTAACATCAATTTCATAATTCTGGTATTGACCATTGACTGCCACAGATCCCAGCGAAGGTGTCGAGGCAGCCGGCGCATTGGTTTTGTTAATGCCCGATTCTGTCCAGCTGTCATCATTTACGCCAAAAGCATGCAGATTGATACCATTGCTGTTTTCATGGTTATGCCCGTAAATGCGCAGCTTGGCCGAGGTGATCACGCCCGTAGCCGGCAACTGAAATTTCAGGTAAGCAGCGCGGCTTACGTCCGGATCATTTGTCAAGGATTTGATTTGCAGGTTTGCAGTTCCATAGTTGTTATAACTATAAATCCCGCCCTGCACATAGGAATCGGCAATCGGGTTCAGGGTCAGGCCGGCACTCATCACTTCAATGGCGCAAATCCTGGGCATGTCGGCAGCTCCGGTCAGAAAGTCGATGTTCAGTAAACCATCCGTAACCGTGACAGGAAAGGTTACCTGAACTGCGCGCATGGCTCCCCCGGCAGCAACGAAGATGTCATAGTTGGTCAGCTTGCGGCTGCCTTCCATGTTTACATGAAACTGCCTGCTGCCTGCTCCTCCCTTTTTACCGGGTGTACCAAAGTAGGTTTCGGCAAAATGCAGGGTTACATTCACTTCTCCGCTCATAATCGGGATATTGTAGCTGAAAGAAGGCGAGATCCGGCCCGAGCGGTAAAGCACATCATTGGTTGTATTGAGAATGTCGCCGGTAGCAACTGTACTTGGCCGTTCAATGCCGGCGTAATATTGATCCGCAGTAAACAATTTCCCGGTAGCAGTCGTGAAAGCCGGCCCGCCTGCATTGATCCGGATGGGCATTTTCGGGAGTGCTGCACTTTCAGGGGCAAGCTTGACGATCCAGTAGTCCTCCTGGCCGCGTGAAGTTTCGGTTTTATCTCCGCCAGTCAGGGAGCTTGAGGTCGCTGCAAGCAGGTAGCCGCCATCACGGGTTGCAATGATATCCGAAGCTCTATCGCCATATTCCCGGTTGTTGCTTCCGATCACGTCATTCCAGACAATGCTTCCGGTTGCTGAAAGTTTTACCAGCCAGATATTTGAATATCCGTTATTAGCTACCGTTTTATCCAGGCCCGTTTCGGACAAGGAACTGCCCGCAATCAGATAACCTCCGTCTTTCGTAAGCTGCATCCCTGCAAAATGATCATTGTCAGAACCCTGGATGGTATTTTCCCACTCCTTTATTCCATTGGAGGTGATTTTGATGATCCAATAGTCGAAACCAATGCTTTCTTCGGATTTGTCGAAACCTGCGGCGGCATTAGTGGTTCCGCCCAATACATATCCGCCATCCGGGGTAGCAATCACCGACTGTAAGACGCTGCTATTATAAGTGCCCTTAAACTCCCGGGTCCAGAGTACATTGCCTGCGGATGTCAATCTTACCAGGTAATAGGTGCCTCCTGAGTCCTGTAATGTTCCGGTACCTACGCCGAGCAAATATCCTCCGTCGGGTGTAAGTGTTACTGTATTAAGGCTGGGTGTTTTTCCATCGACAAATATGTCTTTGCTCCATTGTAACTCTGCCAGGGAATCCAGTTTCAAAAACCACCCTCTGTTGGTAGGAGTGCCGTACTGATCGGGTGGGGAAGTTGTACCGGCAATAGCCAATCCGCCATCGGGCGTAATTTCCATGGTGCTCATGGTCTCATTGGCTCTTGTGCCAATCGTTTTTTGCCAGTTGATCTGTCCTGAGGCACTCAGCTTAACGATCCAGATATCTCCCAGACCCTTGCTAGGTACCGTTTTATCTCTATTGACGGTGGAGAATGATTGTCCCGCCACAAAAAAGCTGCCGTCAGCCGCCTCTTTAACAGCATAGAGCGTTTCTTCATTGGTTCCACCCAGCGATCTGTCCCATTTTTTGGAGCCATCGGGTGCTACCTTTACAATCCAATAGTCAAAACGGCCCTTGTATGGAGCCGTTTTATTACCCGAAATGGAGCTTTCTGAACTTCCGCCGAGGATGTATCCTCCGTCCCGGGTCTGAATGACTGATCTCAGAATATCAGAGTAATCTCCTCCAATGGTTTTGTCCCATTGAACAGCAGGCTGTGCAATTACACCGAACGAGGCAATACAAAGCAGTAATAATGAAAAGGGCAGGGAGAATTCTCTCATAAACAGGTTAGGTTTTTGCATAAACAGGCATCTTTTAACTATTAGACCATT harbors:
- a CDS encoding CBM96 family carbohydrate-binding protein, translated to MREFSLPFSLLLLCIASFGVIAQPAVQWDKTIGGDYSDILRSVIQTRDGGYILGGSSESSISGNKTAPYKGRFDYWIVKVAPDGSKKWDRSLGGTNEETLYAVKEAADGSFFVAGQSFSTVNRDKTVPSKGLGDIWIVKLSASGQINWQKTIGTRANETMSTMEITPDGGLAIAGTTSPPDQYGTPTNRGWFLKLDSLAELQWSKDIFVDGKTPSLNTVTLTPDGGYLLGVGTGTLQDSGGTYYLVRLTSAGNVLWTREFKGTYNSSVLQSVIATPDGGYVLGGTTNAAAGFDKSEESIGFDYWIIKITSNGIKEWENTIQGSDNDHFAGMQLTKDGGYLIAGSSLSETGLDKTVANNGYSNIWLVKLSATGSIVWNDVIGSNNREYGDRASDIIATRDGGYLLAATSSSLTGGDKTETSRGQEDYWIVKLAPESAALPKMPIRINAGGPAFTTATGKLFTADQYYAGIERPSTVATGDILNTTNDVLYRSGRISPSFSYNIPIMSGEVNVTLHFAETYFGTPGKKGGAGSRQFHVNMEGSRKLTNYDIFVAAGGAMRAVQVTFPVTVTDGLLNIDFLTGAADMPRICAIEVMSAGLTLNPIADSYVQGGIYSYNNYGTANLQIKSLTNDPDVSRAAYLKFQLPATGVITSAKLRIYGHNHENSNGINLHAFGVNDDSWTESGINKTNAPAASTPSLGSVAVNGQYQNYEIDVTSYVKAQQQSGDGMVSLLLDDPSSRNIKLVFNSREMNRAPQLFIQASSSGARVSQEAVVSETPEKEPSAIYPNPVKDQLTVSLSAGHSGPISFELINVFGNGYKLTAPQSARPGESTALNIANLPVNTGIYLLKIESETFTELVRMVIEK